A single genomic interval of Arthrobacter methylotrophus harbors:
- the trmB gene encoding tRNA (guanosine(46)-N7)-methyltransferase TrmB has translation MSETPDSPETSHETPQSSRPVTPGTQASFGTYGGRPVSFVRRGTRLQGRRQAAWEEHSDRWAVQVPRHVANTSVHPDYVFDAEAEFGREAPLIVEIGSGLGDAVCHAAEENPDKDFLAVEVYTPGLANTMIKINSRGLSNVRVVEANAPEVLATMLPAGSVSELWVFFPDPWHKSRHHKRRLIQPAFAELAARSLKKGGLWRIATDWSNYAVHVREVLAGSTEFENLHDGERTGAESPLTQVWESGVESMVGGAPVKEGRAPVSTEHTGPNEGVDHVGGWAPRFDGRIRTSFENKAHEAGRMIFDLSYRKI, from the coding sequence ATGAGTGAAACCCCAGATTCCCCCGAAACTTCCCACGAAACACCGCAGTCCTCGCGCCCTGTGACCCCTGGCACCCAAGCCTCCTTCGGCACCTATGGCGGCCGGCCGGTCAGTTTTGTGCGCCGCGGGACGCGCCTTCAGGGCCGCCGCCAGGCCGCGTGGGAAGAGCACTCGGACCGCTGGGCCGTCCAGGTTCCACGGCATGTCGCCAACACCTCGGTGCACCCGGATTACGTGTTCGACGCCGAAGCGGAGTTCGGGCGCGAGGCGCCGCTGATCGTCGAAATCGGCTCGGGACTTGGCGACGCCGTGTGCCATGCAGCAGAGGAAAACCCGGACAAGGATTTCCTCGCCGTGGAGGTCTACACGCCCGGACTAGCCAACACCATGATCAAGATCAACAGCCGTGGCCTCAGCAACGTGAGGGTGGTCGAAGCCAACGCCCCGGAGGTCCTGGCCACCATGCTCCCGGCGGGCTCGGTCAGCGAGCTGTGGGTCTTTTTCCCGGACCCGTGGCACAAGTCGCGGCACCACAAACGCCGCCTCATCCAACCGGCGTTCGCCGAACTCGCGGCACGGTCCCTCAAAAAGGGTGGCCTGTGGCGGATCGCCACCGACTGGTCCAACTACGCCGTTCACGTCCGCGAAGTCCTCGCCGGCTCCACTGAGTTTGAGAACCTGCACGACGGCGAGCGGACCGGCGCGGAAAGCCCCCTTACCCAGGTCTGGGAATCCGGCGTCGAATCCATGGTGGGAGGGGCCCCCGTCAAGGAAGGCCGCGCACCGGTCAGCACCGAACATACGGGCCCCAATGAGGGTGTGGATCACGTGGGTGGGTGGGCTCCGCGTTTCGATGGCCGGATCCGCACCAGCTTCGAAAACAAGGCCCACGAGGCCGGACGCATGATCTTCGACCTCAGCTACCGCAAGATCTAG
- a CDS encoding MFS transporter, protein MTPASSAPKNTSQHFGVAEILVDAEIDDLPAAEPTRVTARRGPVLLGICLVLIGLNLRTVFSSFSAVLPEVTADAGLPGWAVVVLTTVPVTLLGVFAPLAPILARRFGAERVLLGAMAVLTGGLLLRPVDLAGLGHLPALLAGTAACGAAISLCNVLLPGVVKRDFPHRLGLMGGLYTTAICASAALGAGFTYPVFTAAGHWTSALWFWALPAVVVLLLFLPLAIRQHPVRHNAADGGANVWRSAVAWQVTVFMVLQSMMSFSVFAWLAPILRERGIDGGTAGLIVSVSIVLQMLGSFIAPGLAARFKDQRVINTVVALMTGGGFALSIFGPTQLIWVWTGLLGLGQGSLTAAALTMIMLRTRDSHTAAHLSGMMQGVGYGLGSTGTLMVGQLHQATGGFAAAGILFLVVGSLAAFFGFRAGRNRYVG, encoded by the coding sequence GTGACCCCTGCTTCAAGCGCCCCCAAGAACACCAGCCAGCACTTCGGCGTCGCCGAGATCCTCGTCGACGCCGAGATTGACGATCTTCCCGCCGCGGAGCCCACCCGGGTCACGGCGCGCCGCGGACCGGTCCTCCTGGGCATCTGCCTCGTGCTCATCGGGTTGAACTTGCGGACGGTGTTTTCGAGCTTCTCGGCGGTCCTTCCGGAAGTCACTGCCGACGCCGGACTGCCGGGCTGGGCCGTGGTGGTCCTCACTACCGTACCGGTGACTTTGTTGGGGGTCTTCGCGCCGTTGGCTCCAATCCTGGCCCGTCGTTTCGGTGCCGAGAGGGTCTTGCTCGGTGCGATGGCCGTGCTGACCGGCGGGCTGCTCCTGCGTCCAGTGGACCTCGCCGGACTCGGGCATTTGCCGGCTCTGCTCGCGGGAACGGCCGCGTGCGGTGCTGCGATTTCCTTGTGCAACGTGTTGCTCCCCGGGGTGGTCAAACGCGATTTCCCGCACCGGCTGGGGCTCATGGGCGGCCTGTATACGACGGCGATCTGCGCTTCCGCCGCATTGGGCGCCGGTTTCACCTACCCCGTCTTCACGGCAGCCGGGCACTGGACCTCGGCGCTGTGGTTCTGGGCGCTGCCCGCCGTCGTCGTGCTTTTGCTTTTCCTGCCGCTGGCAATTCGCCAGCATCCCGTCCGGCACAACGCGGCCGACGGCGGTGCGAACGTCTGGCGTTCCGCCGTCGCCTGGCAGGTCACCGTCTTCATGGTGTTGCAGTCGATGATGTCCTTCAGCGTGTTTGCCTGGTTGGCGCCGATTCTGCGCGAACGCGGGATCGACGGCGGAACGGCCGGCCTGATTGTGTCCGTGTCGATCGTGCTGCAGATGCTGGGATCATTCATTGCCCCGGGGCTCGCGGCCCGGTTCAAGGATCAACGCGTCATCAACACTGTCGTGGCACTCATGACCGGTGGCGGCTTCGCCCTGAGCATCTTCGGCCCGACGCAACTGATCTGGGTGTGGACCGGTCTGTTGGGTCTGGGGCAGGGGAGTCTCACGGCCGCGGCGCTGACCATGATCATGCTGCGCACCCGCGATTCCCACACCGCGGCGCACCTTTCCGGGATGATGCAGGGCGTCGGTTACGGGCTGGGCTCCACTGGAACGCTGATGGTCGGCCAGTTGCACCAAGCGACGGGTGGCTTCGCCGCGGCCGGCATCCTGTTCCTCGTGGTGGGATCCTTGGCGGCCTTCTTCGGCTTCCGCGCCGGGCGGAACCGCTACGTCGGCTAG